The genomic stretch TCCACCGCTCGGTGAAGTGCGCTCCGGCTCCGTCCGTGGCGCGACACCCGGGGCGGACGTCGTTGGTTTCGCGAGGGGCGCGGGCTAGGGTCCGCGCATGAAACAAGTCTCCCAGTGTATCGAGGCGTTGAAGCAGAAGTCGGACCTGCTGGACCTGACCATCGCCGAGCCCATCTCAGCCGATGACCTGGTGAAGATCGTGAAGCCGCACTTCGGCACCCTGCGATGGACGCCGCCCCCCAGCTATCGCGAGGCGCTCGCGCTGGGACTGTGCATCGCGGAGCGAAGCCTCAAGGAAGACGGCATGGACGTGGGCTTCTGGCTCTACGACGCGGAGGACATCGGCAGCGCGAACGAGGACCTGGTCCACCTGCCCGAGGGCGTCTCCGTCGAGGAGGGCGTGGACCTCTCCACCAACCACCTGGTCGGCTTCGCGGAGGCCGGCGGCGAGGCCGTGTGGTGCTTCGACGTGAGCAAGCCGGGTCCCACCGGCGAGTACCCCATCTACTACCACCACCAGGACCAGCCGCGCGCCCGCGTGCTGGCGACCGGTGAGTGGCACAACCCCGACGATGCCACGCCGGACTTCGAGTCCTTCCCTCAGTGGCTCGAGACGATGACCGCGGCCCTCACCGCCCCCAAGCTGCCCAGCTGGTTCAAGGACCTGGGCTCTCCCGGGATGACCTTCGACAAGAAGCGCCTGTCGCTGTAGTCCCCCGCCCCGGCTCCCGCGTCCGACTCGCGGGGGCCTTCGGGCCTCAGCGCGTGCTCGTCATGATGCCGCCCTGCTGGAGCAGCGCGAAGAGCTCCACCAGCGCCTCCACCGGGATGACGTACCCGTACTCCGCATAGGCCGCGTCACGGATGTCCGCCACGGAGCGACGGCCATCCGCGTAGCTCGCGATGGCATCAGGCAGTTGGTAGAAGCGCAGCTCGCTCTCCCCCTGCCCCCGCAGCGCCGACGCCGCGTCACGGAACGCGGCCTGCACCGCGTCCACCCGGGGCTTCTCCGCCGGGGCCACCTTGCCCGCAATCTCATCGAAGGAGGCCAGCTCCTTGCCCTTCACCCGACGCGGGACGAAGGCGCGGGCGCGGCGCTCCCCCTCCGTCACGGCGGGCTCCTTGAGCGAGACACCCCGCGCCTTGCCATCCACCTCCACGCGCTCCAGCGCCTGCTCCTCGGCCCGGTCCAACAGCTTCGTCAGCGTCTTCACCGACGCGGCCGGCGCACCCAACGGCTGACACGAGCGCAGCGCCTCACGCTCCCGCTGATAGGCGGCGCGCACCACCGCGCGCGCGAGCCGGTAGGTGCCCGCCACATGCCCCGCGGGCACCGCGGCCAGGTCCCTGCGCGCCCGGAACTCGTCCTCCGCCACGCGACGCGCGCCGTGCACCGACACCAGCCGCGCCAGCTCCAGCGCACCCGGGCCCTCCGCCCAGGCGGCCACGGTGATGGAGGCCAGCCCCGCGAACGCCGCGCGGTGCAGCTGCGTGGGGTCCACGTTCTCCGGGCGATCTCCGCTCGTGTGGTACGCGTCATCCGGCCAGGTGGAGAAGGCCACGCCGGGGATGCCGTGGTCATTGAAGAGCTGGTGGTCCGAGCCCCGACCATAGCGCTCCACGTGCATGTCCATCGGCTCGCGCGAGCCGGTGACGGAGCCGATGCGGAAGTCCTTGCGCGACGGATAGGTCACCGCGTTGAAGCGGTTCATGAAGGCCACCGTGGACTCCGTCACGGCGTTCACGAAGCTGCCCAGCCAATCCGGCGTGTACGACGCGGAGAAGCGCGAGTGCACCTTCGTCAGGCTCGCGCCGAGCATGTCGAAGTTGTAGTGCGCCACGCGCCGCACCGGCTCGGCGCCGTGGTGCTCGAACCACTCGCGCGTCCCCTCGAACTCCGGCAGCCACAGCACGCGCACGGTGCGCACCGGAGGCGGCAGCACCCCGTCCCGGATGAGCGTGGTGTACGTGCGCACCATCTCCAGCAACGTGGCCGAGCCCGAGGCGTTGTCATTCGCCCCCGGCTTGTAGTGGTCCAGGTGCGCGGTGAGGACGACCTCCTCGTCCGGGCGCTGGCCAGGGATGACGCCGCTGACGATGGAGTAGTGCCCCGGCTTCGTCTCGGCGGAGATGTTCACGTCCACCTGCATCGGGCCCATCTGGAGCTGCGCTCGCAGCTCGCGCGCCTGGCGGTCGGTGAGCATGAACAGGAAGGGCGCCTCCTGGCCCTCGGGGCGGATGCCCGGCGGCACGACGGCCCAGCCAATCTGGTCGGGGAAGTCCCCGTCCATGCGGTGCGGCTGGTTCCAGGGAGGCGTCGAGTACGAGGAGACCACGCCCACCGCGCCGAGCTTCCCCACCGCCCGGCGCAGGACCCCCACGGGGTGCCCTCGCGTGAACACCACCTTGCCCTTCAAGTCCTTGCCCGCGTAGTCCGAGTCCTGGTTGCCCAGCCCCACGTCGACCAGCTCCAGCGCCTTGCCCTCGAAGCTGCCGCTGCGAAGCGCCAGCGCCATGGGCTGGTCGGCATGCGACGTCACCTTGTAACGAAGCGGCCCGGACACCCACAGCTCGCCCCGCGAGGCACGCCACTGAGGCTCCTCCTTCATCGGCTCCACGCGCACGTCCTGGAGCCCCACGGCCTTCGCGCTCGAGGCAATCCACTCCGCCGCCTGCCCGTAGCCCTCCGCGTTGTCCCGGCCGAGCAGCGACAGTCGCTGCACACCGTCATGGATGCGGTCCCCGGAGCTCTCCGAGATGAGCGCGCGCACCACGTCGTCCCTCAGCACCAGTCCGGTGGTGGGCGACACCGGCCCCACGGGTGACACCGGAGGCTGGGCGAAGGCGGGGAGCGACACGAGCACGGCGAGGAACGGGAGCAGGCGAAGGCGCATGGAGGTCTCGGTGCTGGCAACTCAGCACCCCGCTACGCGCGAGTCCAACATCCATTGCATGCCGACCGGCGGGTGACAGTTCGGGATGAACCCGGTGTTCCAGAGAGTCCACACCCCTGGAGACCTCATGATTCCCACGCGCATCTTCCTGCGCATCGCCGGCGTGCTCACGCTGGGCGGACTGACGCATTGCACCCCCGCCGAGCCGGAGCGCGATGTCCCCGAGGCCGCCGTGACGGAGCCCACCGCGACGGCCGAGTCCCAGGCTGCGCTGAGCACCACCGCCCCCGGCAAGCGACTCTTCACTCACGCCTTCCCGGACACGAACGGCCGCTCGTGCGCCACCTGCCACGTGCTCGACGACAGCACCGCGCTCAAGCCCGCGCACGTCCAGGCGCTGCATGCCTCGAACCCGAAGGACGTGCTCTTCCATCGCATCGACTCGGATGACCCGAGCGCGGCGATTCCCACGTACGAACACCTGAAGAAGGGCCTGGTCCGCGTCGTCCTGGCCCTGCCCGACAACATGGATGTCATCGACGCCCAGGGGCAGGTCGTCACCCCCGCGGACCGGAAGGTCTCCGTCTGGCGCGGCGTGCCGAGCATCCAGGACGTGGCCCTCACCGGTCCCTTCTTCCAGCTCGACGGCCGTGAATCCAACCTGGAGGACCAGGCCCAGGGCGCCATCACCAGCCACAGCCAGGGAGGCGCCGTCCCCCGCTCGCAGCTGCGCCAGCTCGCGAGCTTCCAGCGCGACGCGTTCACCTCGCCTCGCCCGCGCTTCGTCGCGAGCCTGCTGGACGCGGGCGTCCCGCTCTCGCGCATCCCGTCACCCGAGGACTTCCTGTGGCTCACACCCGCCGAGGCGCGCGGACGCGAGGTCTTCAAGGTCGGCTGCGAGCCGTGCCACGGCAGCCCCACCCTGAGCCACATCTCCCAGCCGGCGATGCGGGAGCTCGCCTCCAGCTTCCCGGTGACGAAGCCCGACGGCAACGTCGTCTTCACGAACGTCCCGGGCACGGGCCCCGTCCCCGTGCAGGGCCAACGCCAGACACCCGACATCCTGAACATCGCCGTGGGAGGCTTCACGTACCTGGGACAGATTGGCCAGTTCCCCACGCTGTACAACGCCTCGCTGGAGCTGCCGCGCTACCGGTTCCGCTTCTACACGGACGGCACCCGCAAGCAGCAGGTGACGGACCTGCCGCCCATCCCCGTCACCGCGAGCGGAGACCCGTACGACCCGAACCCCGCCGTGGACGAGAACGGCGCGCCCATCGTCGGCCCCAACCTCTTCCCACAAGCCTTCACCACGGACCCCGGCCGCGCGCTCGTCACCGGCAACCCGCTGGACTTCGAGGCCTTCGACATCCCCACGCTCCGAGGCGCCGCGCGGACCGCGCCGTACTTCCACGACAACAGCATCGAGACGCTGAAGGGCGTGGTCGACCTCTACAGCCAGTTCATCATCCCCTTCACGTCCGCGCTCCAGCTGCCGCCCGTCCATCCCCCGGAGTTCCCCGGCGCGCCGCCCGAGTCGCTCAGCCCTGCCCAGAAGCAGGACTTGATGCGCTTCCTCGAGCGGCTCTGAAGACAAACGTGAACGAGGCCAACCCGCCAGCGTAGTCCGGCGGGCCGGGTCCACCAACCGGTCCTTGCTCCGTGGAGATGGCGCCTCGGAGTGAGGACCCTCTTGCTCCTGGCGTGGCTTGTAATCCCGCGGCGCTCGATTCCCCACGGGCGCGGGCGTCCACCCCGGACGTCGCCTCTCGATAGGAGCCTCACCCTCATGGCCCTCGAGTCACCCGTCGTCCGCACGCTCGCCGTCGGACTCACGTTGCTGTGCTTCGCCTGTTCGGAGGACAAACCCAGACAGCCCGAGCCGCCTCCGCCGCCGCCACCGGTGGACCCGTGGGATGGCACCTACACGCCGCTCGTGGACCCCACGGACTGGGAGGACCCGGGCGAGTACGCGCCCTGCACCGCCACCGTCGCCCGCGGCACGACTTTCGATTGTGATTCGCCCGCGCTGTTCGACGTGTCGAAGTGCGACACGGCCTCGCTCTCCACCGTGGACCCGCAGGGCATCTACATGGTGGACCTGCGCAACATGGACGCCTACCCGGGCTTCGTCAGCCTGAGGGTTCCTCGCGGTGGTGGGCCCGGGACGATGGACGACCGGCCCCTCGTCCGACAGGAGTTGACGGGCCGCTTCCACTTCACCAGTCGCTTCGAGCTCGCGAACGCCCAACGGCAGGTGGCGCTCCTGGGCTGCCAGGTCTCCCGCCCCGGGTATGTGACGGGCTGCTATGCGCGCTGTACGAACGGCAAGGTGGGCGGCACCGGGACCTTCGAGGCCGCGCGGATGACCTGGGGACGGGGCGAGGCCGAGTCCTCGGGCGGCTTGCGGCTGCTGTCCGAGACGGCCGTCGCGCCCGGTCAGCCGGTGGATGTCTACGTCGACGGGCACCACGCCTATGTCGTGTCCACGCCCTGGGGCGCCCGGACGCCGGGAGGGCTCACCGTCTTCGACATCAGCGACCGCGCCCGCCCCGTGATGACGAAGAAGATATCCCTCCCCGGAGACTCCACCTGGAACGCGGCCTGGACGCGAGGAAACGCGCTCTACATCGCGAGCAGGGACACGGGCGTGCTCGTCTTCGACATCACCGAGCGCGCCAACCCCACCTTCGTGCGCAACGTGCCCGGCGGCCCGCCCCTCAACGTCCACACGCTCTTCGTGGACAAAGACCGCCTGTACGCGGTGTCACCCGGCCCCTCGGCCCATGGGGAGACGCTGCTGTTCGACATCTCGAAGCCGCTCGAGCCGACCCTGCTCAACCGCATCGTCGTGTCCGACACGACGTCCTACCTGCCCTCGGCGCACGACAGCTTCGCCTATCAGGACCGGCTCTACATCAACCACTTCAGCTCGGGCTACGTCGTCTTCGACGTGAAGGACGCGATGAACCCGAAGGAGCTGGGCACGTACACCTTCGCGACGGACAACAGCACGTCGATGAGCCACGCGGGCGCGGTGGGCACGTTCGGCGGGAGGACCATCGCGTTCGAGGGCGGCGAGTACCAGGGCGCCCACCTGCGCGTGCTCGACGTGACCGACCCCACCCACATCCCGCTCATCGGCCGGTACAAGCTGCGCAACCAGACGTCCATCCACAACATGATCCTCAAGGACCAGCGTCTGTACATCGCCTACTACCACGAGGGGTTGCGCGTGCTGGACGTCTCCATTCCGCCCCAGCCGAAGGAGATTGCCCACTTCAACACCTTCAGAGAAGACGACCCGGAGCGCTCCGACGGCCTGCTCGATGGCGCCATCGGCATCCGGGTGCCGGGCGACGGCCACGTGTACGTGGTGGACACCGCGCGCGGGCTGCTCATCTTCAACGAGCCCTGAGCTACCGCCGGAAGTACGACGCCTGTTGGAAGCGCAGGCCGGCGAGGACCTGCTCCACCCTCGCCTCGGACAACGAGCCGATGCGCGCTCCGAGGCGGGACTTCTCCACCGACTCGATTTGCGACACCACGACGACGCTCTGGCGGGGCAGGTCGCCCTCCCCGGGCTCGAGCAGGACGTTGCCGGGCTCGGTGGCGCGGTGCAGGTTCGACGTGAGCGCGCAGACCACCACCGTGGTGATTCGCGAGTGGTTGAAGACATCCTCCTGCACCACCACGTACGGATGCGAGTAGGCCGGCGCGGGGCCCCGCGCGTCATCGGGCGCGAGCCAGTACAGGTCGCCCCGGTCGATTCGCGGCGTGTCCGGGCTGGTCGTCATGGCGCAAGTATCTCCTTCGAAAACCACGGTGCATGACCAGACCCGGGGACTGCCTTCGTAGAGCCTCTGCCGACCCGAGTGGGTGCGGCGGAAGCAATCAGAAGGTCCCCCCCATGTCAGGAGAAAAATCCGTGCGTGTCACATCCTCCCTCGCATGCATCACCCGCTGGCTCCTGTTGAGCCTGAGCCTCTTCGGAGTGAAGGCTTTCGCTGGCTACGTGTCCGCTCCAGATGGCACCGTCCTGCTCGGAATCGGGACCTCGAACCGCTACTACGTGGCGGGCGGGGCGCGCTTCTTCATCCCTCCCGCGCAGCACAGCCTCTACTCGGGCCTCACGACGGTGGCCCTGCCCCAGGCCACCATCGACTCGTACACCCAGGTGCCCATGGACGGCACCCTCTTCCGTCAGATTGGGACTTCCCCCATCTACGTCGTCGTGGGTCAGCGGCCCTGGTGGATTCCCAACCCCACGGAGCTGGATGCCTGGGATGACTGGAGGGTCGTCCACGACATCCCGAACAGCAATTGGTCCGACCCCTTCATCGACTACACCTACGCCATGAGTCTGCTGGTGCAGGAGCGCACCACGAGCCCCATCTACCTGTGGGTCGCCGGCGCCAAGTACCTGCTCACCGACCCCGCGGACATCGCGTACTTCGGTGGCTACGGCAGCGTGAAGACGGTCCCCCTGGGCACGCTGGCGAGCGTCCCGAACGAGCCGTGGTGCGGCGCCGTGGTGCGCGAGCGCTCCAGCAGCACCGTGTACGAGGTGGGCTACGTCAACAGCAGCACCCCCGGCCTGCGCAAGCACGCCACCACCCATCCCACGCACGGCGTGGTCCCGGATGGGGCGCTCTCCGCGCTCCCCACCATGTCCTTCGGGCTCTCCTGCATCTGGTAGGTGAGCACTCTCGCGGGAGGGCCTGTCACACGGGCCCTCTCGCGGTCCGACGTGCTCACCCCGGGCCCGATGCGGCGGGCCCGACGAGCGTGTACGGGTCCGGGAAGGCGGCGCGGATCGCCGCGACGAGCTTGGGCTCGAGGTCTGAGCGCGTCGTGTCCTCCATCCACCGGAAGGCGTTGTTCAGCCGCTGGAAGGACCGCATGAAGTAGAACGGGGACTGACCATTCGTCGGGATGCCGCTGCTCCAGCGACGAATCGTATGGGCCAGGTCCCGCATCGGTTCGAAGAACGACAGCGCGGTCGCCAGTTCGAGGCACTTCTCCTTCTCGCGTTTGGGATACAGCGCGACGAGCAGGTGCAGCATCGCCACCGGGTCGTCGCTCTCCAGCCAGGCGGCCACGACCGCCCCACGCTCGACGCCCAGCTCCTGCGCCTCTCCCCAATCCCGGGCGCGGCTGGACACCTCGGCCATCAGGTCAGTGAGGGTTCGCGGCGTGGTCATCCAACGACGATATGGCATGGCACGGGTCGGCTGCATCCGCCGCGAATGCGGGTGGAGGGCGGCTCGGGAATGCCGGCCGAGCAGGCTCCCACACGATTCGTCAGGGGCACCGCGGGCGCTTCAGTGCTAGTCCATGGGGCCATGTCCGGCGACTCACCCGTTCCGCCCCCTGGCGGCCAGCCCACCCTGCGCTTTCCCCCCGAGCTCCCCATCTCGAGCCGGGTGGAGGACATCACCCAGGCCATCTCCGCCCATCAGGTGGTCATCGTCGCGGGAGCCACCGGCTCGGGGAAGACGACGCAGCTGCCGAAAATCCTGCTCGCCATGGGGCGCGGCCGCCCGCGACAGATTGCCGTCACCCAGCCCCGGCGCATCGCCGCGACCAGCGTGGCGGCGCGCGTGGCGCGCGAGGTGGGCACGGAGCTGGGCACGGACATCGGCTACCAGATTCGCTTCGAGGACCGCTCGTCCCGGAGCACGGCCGTGAAGTTCATGACCGACGGTGTCCTGCTCGCGCAGATCCACAGCGACCCGCTCCTGCGCCGCTACGACACCATCGTGCTCGACGAGGCCCACGAGCGCAGCCTCACCATCGACTTCCTGCTCGGGTGGCTCAAGCGCCTGCTGCCCCGACGCCCCGACCTCAAGGTGGTGGTGAGCTCGGCCACCATCGAGACCGAGCGCTTCTCGCAGTTCTTCGGCGGCGCTCCGGTCATCCAGGTGGAGGGCCGCACCTTCCCGGTGGACGTGCTCTACGAGCCGCCCCCCGAGGACGACGAGCTGGCCGACTCCGTCGCCGACTCGGTGGCGAACGTCCTCTCGCTCGACCCGGACGGAGACGTGCTCGTGTTCCTCCCGGGTGAGCGGGAGATTCGCGAGGCCGAGAACGCGCTGAACGCGCGCAACCTCCGTGGCACGGTGGTGCAGCCCCTGTATGCGCGCCTGTCGGCCTCCGAGCAGTCGCGCGTCTTCGCCTCCATCCCCGAGCGGCGGGTCATCCTCGCCACCAACGTCGCGGAGACGTCCGTCACCATCCCGGGGATTGTCTACGTCGTGGACACGGGGGTGGCGCGACTGTCGCGCTACGACTCGCGCTCGGGCGTCACGCGCTTGCACATCGAGCCGGTCTCCCAGGCCAGCGCCGACCAGCGCAAGGGGCGATGCGGCCGCGTGCGCGAGGGCATCTGCGTGCGCCTCTACGACGAGGCGAGCTTCACCTCGCGGCCCGCCTTCACGGACCCCGAAATCAAACGCACGGGGCTTGCGGGGGTCATCCTGCGGATGAAGTCCCTGGGCCTGGGTGACGTCGAGGACTACCCCTTCCTCGACCCGCCCCAGCCGAAGGCCATCGCCGAGGGCTGGCGGGTGCTGGAGGAGCTGGGGGCCATCGAGGGCAAGGAGCGCTCGCTGACGCCCCTGGGGCACCAGCTCGCGCGCTTCCCCGTGGACCCGCGCATCGCGCGGATGATTCTCGCCGGCGCCGAGTACGGGTGTCAGGACGAGGTGCTCATCATCGCCGCGGCGCTCAACCTGCAGGACCCGCGCGAGCGGCCCCGGGAGCTCGCGCAGAAGGCGGACGCGCTGCACGCGCGCTTCCGTGACGAGCACTCGGACTTCACGAGCCTGCTCAAGCTGTGGGCCTTCATCCGCGAGGCCGACAGCCGCGGGACGTCCCACCTGCGGCGCGTGTGCCGGGACAACTTCCTGTCCTTCCTGCGGGTGCGCGAGTGGCGGGACGTGCAGCGTCAGCTCGAGGAGACCGTCCGTGAGCTGCGCCTGCCGAAGAAGGGCAAGGGCGCCCCGGTGCGCGGGGACGTGCTGCACCAGGCGCTCCTCACCGGGCTGTTGTCCCGCATCGGCCAGTGGAACCCGGAGCAGCGCAACTACACGGGCGCGAAGCAGACGCGCTTCATGGTGCACCCCTCGTCGGCGCTCGCGAAGAAGCCGCCGGCCTGGGTGATGGCGTTCGAGCTGGTGGAGACGTCCCAGCTGTTCGCGCGCACGGCGGCGAAGCTGGACCCGGAGTGGCTCTCGGAGGCGGCTGACCACCTGCTCAAGCGCAGCTACTCCGAGCCGCACTGGTCGGAGAAGTCGTCGCGCGCCGTCGTGAAGGAGAGCGCGACGCTCTTCGGGCTCCCGGTCTTCAAGGAGCGCCCCGTGGCCCTGGCCAGCATGGACCCGGAGCGGGCGCGACTGATGTTCATCGAGCACGCCCTGGTCCGGGGTGAGTACCGCTCCCGGGGAGCGTTTCAGGAGAAGAACCGCCGGGTGCTCGACCGCGTGGCGAGCCTGCGGGACAAGGCTCGCAAGAGCGAGCTGCTCGACAACGAGGCGCTGCTGACGTTCTTCGACAAGCGCGTCCCGGCGGACGTGACGGACGGCGCGGGGTTCGAGGTCTGGCGGCGCAAGGCCGAGGCGGCCGACCCGGAGGTGCTGGTCCTCACGATGGAGGATGCGCTCGCGTACGACCCGGGCCTGTCCGTGGCGAACTATCCGGATGCCATCAGCCTGCACGGCGTTTCCGTGCCGGTGACGTACACCTTCGACCCCTCAGCCGAGGACGACGGCATCACGCTGAGCGTGCCGCTGTTGTTGCTCGCCCAGTTGGCCCCGGGTGAGCTGGACTGGACCATTCCCGGGTGGCATCGGGAGAAGCTCACCGCGCTGCTCGAGCAGCTGCCTCGCGCCCAGCGCAAGCAGTTGGGTTCGTTGCCGGACCTGGTCGAGCTCCTCGCGAAGGAGCTGGTGCCCTTCCGCGGGCCGTTGATTCCGGCGCTCTCGCGTGGGGTGTCCCGGCTGAGCGGAATGGAGGTGCCCGAGGAGGCCTTCCGGGCGGAGGGGGTGTTGCCGTATCTGCGCATCACGCTCCGGGTGCTCGACGAGAAGGGGAAGGAGCTCGCGCGGGGCCGCGATGTCGACGCGCTGTTGGAGCAGCACGGGGGACATGCGCGGGCGGTGCTGCGCAGCACGGCGCCGACGTCGGATTGGGAGAAGAAGGGGCTGACGGCGTGGACGTTCGGGGAGTTGCCGCCGATGGTCACCCGGCGGGTCGGGGGGCTCGATGTCCGGAGTTATCCCGCGCTCGTCGACCGGGGGGCCACGGTGGACCTGGTGTTGCTCGAGACCTCCGCGGCCGCGGATGCGGCGTCGCGCACGGGAGTGCGTCGTCTCCTGATGC from Myxococcus guangdongensis encodes the following:
- a CDS encoding LVIVD repeat-containing protein; translated protein: MALESPVVRTLAVGLTLLCFACSEDKPRQPEPPPPPPPVDPWDGTYTPLVDPTDWEDPGEYAPCTATVARGTTFDCDSPALFDVSKCDTASLSTVDPQGIYMVDLRNMDAYPGFVSLRVPRGGGPGTMDDRPLVRQELTGRFHFTSRFELANAQRQVALLGCQVSRPGYVTGCYARCTNGKVGGTGTFEAARMTWGRGEAESSGGLRLLSETAVAPGQPVDVYVDGHHAYVVSTPWGARTPGGLTVFDISDRARPVMTKKISLPGDSTWNAAWTRGNALYIASRDTGVLVFDITERANPTFVRNVPGGPPLNVHTLFVDKDRLYAVSPGPSAHGETLLFDISKPLEPTLLNRIVVSDTTSYLPSAHDSFAYQDRLYINHFSSGYVVFDVKDAMNPKELGTYTFATDNSTSMSHAGAVGTFGGRTIAFEGGEYQGAHLRVLDVTDPTHIPLIGRYKLRNQTSIHNMILKDQRLYIAYYHEGLRVLDVSIPPQPKEIAHFNTFREDDPERSDGLLDGAIGIRVPGDGHVYVVDTARGLLIFNEP
- a CDS encoding cytochrome-c peroxidase translates to MIPTRIFLRIAGVLTLGGLTHCTPAEPERDVPEAAVTEPTATAESQAALSTTAPGKRLFTHAFPDTNGRSCATCHVLDDSTALKPAHVQALHASNPKDVLFHRIDSDDPSAAIPTYEHLKKGLVRVVLALPDNMDVIDAQGQVVTPADRKVSVWRGVPSIQDVALTGPFFQLDGRESNLEDQAQGAITSHSQGGAVPRSQLRQLASFQRDAFTSPRPRFVASLLDAGVPLSRIPSPEDFLWLTPAEARGREVFKVGCEPCHGSPTLSHISQPAMRELASSFPVTKPDGNVVFTNVPGTGPVPVQGQRQTPDILNIAVGGFTYLGQIGQFPTLYNASLELPRYRFRFYTDGTRKQQVTDLPPIPVTASGDPYDPNPAVDENGAPIVGPNLFPQAFTTDPGRALVTGNPLDFEAFDIPTLRGAARTAPYFHDNSIETLKGVVDLYSQFIIPFTSALQLPPVHPPEFPGAPPESLSPAQKQDLMRFLERL
- the hrpA gene encoding ATP-dependent RNA helicase HrpA codes for the protein MSGDSPVPPPGGQPTLRFPPELPISSRVEDITQAISAHQVVIVAGATGSGKTTQLPKILLAMGRGRPRQIAVTQPRRIAATSVAARVAREVGTELGTDIGYQIRFEDRSSRSTAVKFMTDGVLLAQIHSDPLLRRYDTIVLDEAHERSLTIDFLLGWLKRLLPRRPDLKVVVSSATIETERFSQFFGGAPVIQVEGRTFPVDVLYEPPPEDDELADSVADSVANVLSLDPDGDVLVFLPGEREIREAENALNARNLRGTVVQPLYARLSASEQSRVFASIPERRVILATNVAETSVTIPGIVYVVDTGVARLSRYDSRSGVTRLHIEPVSQASADQRKGRCGRVREGICVRLYDEASFTSRPAFTDPEIKRTGLAGVILRMKSLGLGDVEDYPFLDPPQPKAIAEGWRVLEELGAIEGKERSLTPLGHQLARFPVDPRIARMILAGAEYGCQDEVLIIAAALNLQDPRERPRELAQKADALHARFRDEHSDFTSLLKLWAFIREADSRGTSHLRRVCRDNFLSFLRVREWRDVQRQLEETVRELRLPKKGKGAPVRGDVLHQALLTGLLSRIGQWNPEQRNYTGAKQTRFMVHPSSALAKKPPAWVMAFELVETSQLFARTAAKLDPEWLSEAADHLLKRSYSEPHWSEKSSRAVVKESATLFGLPVFKERPVALASMDPERARLMFIEHALVRGEYRSRGAFQEKNRRVLDRVASLRDKARKSELLDNEALLTFFDKRVPADVTDGAGFEVWRRKAEAADPEVLVLTMEDALAYDPGLSVANYPDAISLHGVSVPVTYTFDPSAEDDGITLSVPLLLLAQLAPGELDWTIPGWHREKLTALLEQLPRAQRKQLGSLPDLVELLAKELVPFRGPLIPALSRGVSRLSGMEVPEEAFRAEGVLPYLRITLRVLDEKGKELARGRDVDALLEQHGGHARAVLRSTAPTSDWEKKGLTAWTFGELPPMVTRRVGGLDVRSYPALVDRGATVDLVLLETSAAADAASRTGVRRLLMLAARGHVAVSAARMPQPFPSLDGAPPARGQAEAFKALVLARAVDDAFKLAPGAPLPRTKVAFEALLREGSPRIEQEARDWTNAVVVTSGELAQTLAALKTASKGPSGAAAVRDIRSQLAQLFPAKLIEWIPFSRLMHYPRYLRAVQARLSRAVANPGKDAAKAAPFTPLWETFLAKSATVRDQEAAKELRWAFEELRVAIFAPEVTTPVSVTVAKVSAALAALR
- a CDS encoding SMI1/KNR4 family protein, giving the protein MKQVSQCIEALKQKSDLLDLTIAEPISADDLVKIVKPHFGTLRWTPPPSYREALALGLCIAERSLKEDGMDVGFWLYDAEDIGSANEDLVHLPEGVSVEEGVDLSTNHLVGFAEAGGEAVWCFDVSKPGPTGEYPIYYHHQDQPRARVLATGEWHNPDDATPDFESFPQWLETMTAALTAPKLPSWFKDLGSPGMTFDKKRLSL
- a CDS encoding type II toxin-antitoxin system PemK/MazF family toxin; protein product: MTTSPDTPRIDRGDLYWLAPDDARGPAPAYSHPYVVVQEDVFNHSRITTVVVCALTSNLHRATEPGNVLLEPGEGDLPRQSVVVVSQIESVEKSRLGARIGSLSEARVEQVLAGLRFQQASYFRR
- a CDS encoding M28 family peptidase; protein product: MRLRLLPFLAVLVSLPAFAQPPVSPVGPVSPTTGLVLRDDVVRALISESSGDRIHDGVQRLSLLGRDNAEGYGQAAEWIASSAKAVGLQDVRVEPMKEEPQWRASRGELWVSGPLRYKVTSHADQPMALALRSGSFEGKALELVDVGLGNQDSDYAGKDLKGKVVFTRGHPVGVLRRAVGKLGAVGVVSSYSTPPWNQPHRMDGDFPDQIGWAVVPPGIRPEGQEAPFLFMLTDRQARELRAQLQMGPMQVDVNISAETKPGHYSIVSGVIPGQRPDEEVVLTAHLDHYKPGANDNASGSATLLEMVRTYTTLIRDGVLPPPVRTVRVLWLPEFEGTREWFEHHGAEPVRRVAHYNFDMLGASLTKVHSRFSASYTPDWLGSFVNAVTESTVAFMNRFNAVTYPSRKDFRIGSVTGSREPMDMHVERYGRGSDHQLFNDHGIPGVAFSTWPDDAYHTSGDRPENVDPTQLHRAAFAGLASITVAAWAEGPGALELARLVSVHGARRVAEDEFRARRDLAAVPAGHVAGTYRLARAVVRAAYQREREALRSCQPLGAPAASVKTLTKLLDRAEEQALERVEVDGKARGVSLKEPAVTEGERRARAFVPRRVKGKELASFDEIAGKVAPAEKPRVDAVQAAFRDAASALRGQGESELRFYQLPDAIASYADGRRSVADIRDAAYAEYGYVIPVEALVELFALLQQGGIMTSTR